A single region of the Candidatus Neomarinimicrobiota bacterium genome encodes:
- a CDS encoding isoprenylcysteine carboxylmethyltransferase family protein, with protein MDIRNFFFKYRSYTPIPIGVMIVYFARPENAFLPFGLSLLLIGEFIRIWAVSYAGGETRTRNVGAPALCSSGPYAFVRNPLYVGNMFMYVGIVMMAGAANVWLMAATTFSFFLIQYSLIISLEEETLDKLFGPEYLDFKANVPAIFPRLSPWNSPDTRKRSGIMKTIKTEKRTLQNVSFILILISLRIQFFS; from the coding sequence ATGGATATTAGAAACTTTTTCTTTAAATACAGAAGCTATACGCCAATTCCAATCGGTGTTATGATCGTTTATTTTGCAAGACCGGAGAACGCCTTTTTACCTTTCGGTCTTTCCTTGTTATTGATTGGAGAATTTATTCGAATCTGGGCTGTATCCTATGCAGGCGGAGAAACAAGGACAAGGAACGTTGGCGCGCCGGCACTCTGCTCGTCGGGTCCATATGCTTTTGTAAGAAACCCGCTTTATGTGGGGAATATGTTCATGTATGTGGGCATTGTTATGATGGCTGGCGCTGCAAATGTTTGGCTAATGGCAGCAACAACTTTTTCATTTTTTCTGATTCAATATTCACTCATAATTTCTCTTGAGGAAGAAACCTTGGATAAATTATTCGGCCCCGAATATCTTGATTTTAAAGCCAATGTTCCGGCAATCTTTCCACGGCTGTCACCGTGGAACAGTCCAGATACCCGAAAGCGCTCTGGAATAATGAAGACCATAAAAACCGAAAAACGGACACTACAAAACGTTTCTTTTATTCTGATTTTAATTTCCCTCAGGATTCAATTCTTTTCATAA